The Salvelinus alpinus chromosome 22, SLU_Salpinus.1, whole genome shotgun sequence DNA window TCTGACTTATTGATATTCCAGATGGCATCGGACATGTTTTCTCCTTTCACAATACTTCGGAGGTCTTCTAAATCGGACAGTTGGACACCATCAGTCAACAACAGTCAAATCTGAAAACAGAAAGGATGTTTCATCTTGCGCTGTAaatctttttcatttttttccgCTGTGACCGACACTTGGATTCAGGATTCCTATCTGAAAAGGCCTAGCTATACAGTATATCCCAAAGGTAGATTTTACAGCTAAGTATAAGTACTGCCTTGTCTCTACCATACTGCTCATCACCATTACCAAAGGCTGGACACAATGTAATGGCTCCTTCTGAGAGAGACAAAAACAACAGCTTTGTGTCAAACTATCAGTGCAGCTCCCAGGAACCATTGTAAGAAGACTTTCTCTTCTTGCAATTCTCCTCCATTTATAATAGACTCCGCACCAAAAACACTGATATGACTACCAACTGTTCAGTTGTAATAGGGATATATTGATGGATTGTCCTAGATAATATTGGAGAGTTTTTAGGAgttattttttcttcttcaggAGAACCAAAGAGCTATTCCTATAAAGGGACACGATTGTCAATGATCATCCACCACAACCCAGCACATTCTTGAAACAGAGAGGGTGTGATGAGGGTGACGAACACAATGCTCCTCAACACACATTTACATAGTGTTTTCACCTTTGACCTCACACGGAGTGTCACCAGTATTCATTTTAGACTCAATGGGAGATAGGATTCATTCAATCCCTCACACACTCCACACGGGGTAAAAGATAGCATATCTCTCTGCAAACGCATAGAAACACAGATACACAGCATGTTTTTGTTAAGATTTCACATTTATTTCGATCTCTGTTGCTTTTATAAACAGTCCTCGACAGTATCAGACAGCGAGTGAAACACTTCCGTCTCATTCTGTACCATTTAGGGTGTTTTGTGACGGATACAGACCAAAATgtacacaaaaaaaacattgttaGACAAAATATACATTTCATTTCTTATACATTTGTTTGTAGGGTTGATCAGTGGCTGTGCATTTTATAGTTGATGCCCCAAATAAAGGGTTACACACAGAGAGCATACAGACAGGCTTCTGAAAAATAAGAAGCAAATACAATTGGTTTCGTTGGCGATTCGCCCTGTTATCATAAGCCTGCTGGAGAGGAGAACGAGAGCCAGTGAACTCAATATTTGGGCTTATAGTACTGTAATTACAAAAATGTAGTGATCAACAGTGGAGTGAAAACCTTGCGACTCTCACGGAAGGGTGAAAATCAAACGTTTCAaatgacaaagagagacagacactgtGCAGTCTAAAGGCCATTCGCATGGCATCATTGGCACGACACCAAAAACGTATTTGGGCTAAGCGTGATAAGTGCAATTTACAGTGGCACCACTCCATGACCTTGTGTTCCTCAATCTAATCTCCTCACTCCGACAGAGTGAGACAACGCTCTCAGCAGCTTACAGACTCCCATCAGTTGAGGAGTGGCTATTGGATGGAAACCGCCGAGTTCTCCGGGTTGGAGCAGGTTGAGTGGAGATCAATGAGGGTGTGTATCGTTGAGAGCGCTCTTAAAGGTCTGACCATTAATGTGTATTGATGAGGAGCACTTTTCTGTCTGGGGAGCCCAGTCCCTCACTGTGTGGTCTGCTAACAGTGGCAGCAGCTGTATCAACAGACACAGTGTAACgctgcagcagacagacagacacaacctGGGCTAGAGACCTCAGTTGGTCATGTGGTTAAACACGGACACACATAAAtacgcacacataaacacacgcacacacacaccaggcttaACCCTCCACCCCCTGGCTTAATGGCAATGACAGAGTGACCACCACCAGAGGACCATGGGGCCAGGTCATGCTGCTGACAGTGATGACTAGGGCCAGGTGGAAAAGTCCCTTATCAATACCTCTAAAGTCTTGTCTGTAAATGCAATTGATACGATTGTAGATGTGAACGTATTGTAGCTGTATTCGTATAGTAGCACCGTTCGAGTTGAATTCCACGTTAATCCCTCGGTTTGTTTCCGTCTAGCTCTACCAATGAGATCTATCGGCTGTTTGATTACAGAGTCATGTGGACGGCATAAAAGATGTGAACATATATAAGGTATGACGACGGGGGGAATACATACTCTATGCAGCACAGCATgataaagttttttaaaaattttTTAAAGGGTGGCGTATAAGAGTACATCCCAGTCTTTTCCCCTCCCCACCCATCAGTTCATATAAAAGTCATTATTGCGCCGAGTTCAACTCGCTCTTTGCTCCATTGTATTGTCAATCACGTTGATGGTTTTACCCCTTGATCTTCTGTGACAGCACTCTGCTCAAAGGTTAGAGTTCAGACCAGCTCAAGCAGACAGGGAGTGGTTGGAGCACAGTCCTGTCAGTCTCTTTGCAATCAACCAATCAGTGGATCTCCTCCAACTTGAGACACTCTCACTCCCCAGTCCACCCCCTCACTCCACTAAGCCGTAGGTCCTTGGTCATTCATTTTGACTAGGGTCGCAAAATTCCCTGAACTTTGAataaattcccaggttttcctgaAGTTCTAGTTGGCAGATTCTGGATTCCCTGCTTATTCCCTTCTGATTTCGGGAATCGTCCAACTGGGATTtcgggaaaaccagggaatttattgaaagttcccggTATTTTGCAACCCTAATTTTGAAAAAACGTGGGGTCATCTGAGAGGAGCTAAGACAGAAGTCCTTCAATCCGTATGAACAACATAGGCTCATCTGAACACGTTTCCAGTCCCAGTTTCATAGTCCTAGTCAatatccctctcctcttctctttctactGGACACAGACGTATTTCTTCCACCACGACTTGGACAGTGTCTTCATCTTATCGGCCGTGCTGCGCACCTTCCTCTCCCGCCGCGCCCTCCTATCGGCGTGCTTCATCCCCACGGCGATGGCCGCGTCAAACACCTCCTTCAGGTTCTTCTGGGTGAGCGCCGAGCACTCCACGTACGCCACGGCGCCCACTTTGTCCGCCAGGGCGCGGGCGTCCACCTCGGCCACCGGCCTCTCCCTCCGCCGGGCCAGCTCGATCAGCACCTTGACGTCCTCGcgcaggtcacactgggttcccACTAGCAGCATGGGCGTGAGTGGGCAGCGCCGGCGGATCTCTGGGACCCACTTCTCCCAGACGTTCTGGAAGGAGGCAGGGCTGACCACGCTGAAGCAGAGGAGCAGGGCGTCGGTGCGCGAGTAGCAGAAGTGACGGAGCTTATCGAATTcatcctgaggagagagagagagagataagggacACGGGGGCGTTAGTGAGAGGTTGGCATTCAGCAGTAACAACACAGGGCCAGTCCCATTATATATGAACCCAAAGAAATGGTGAACTGAGTATCTTGAAAGTGGTTGACTTGGTATAAACATTGTAACACGtatagaaggggaaaaaagcatATGGGACAAGATGTTAAGGAAACTATATTTCCAAAATAATTTGTGTTTATAGAAGACAGGTGAAGAGGGAGAGTGGATAGACCAGCAGTGAGGATAAGTTCACTTCTAAAGTATTAtttaaaaatacaaattctgCTGGATACTATACTTCATTGTCTTGACGTTTTGCGGCTCCGAGCACAGATGATGTTATATAAAATCCATCAAGCtcttacaaacattttccaaagcACCTAATCCCTAGGTAGTTGAGTTTTACCAACTCTAGTGTGTGATGTATTTCACTTCAAggttcacacacaaacaaaccagTTTCACACCAACACATTTCAGTAATCGCTTTATAGGTCAATGCAAAACAAGCAGGCAGAATGTCAGTAGAAATAAATGGTGGTGATAATCTTTCCATAACAATCCTTGTGAGAGAAGTCTGTTTATGTTGAGCAGTAACCTCCTCTTTTATATCACACTGATCTCCCAAATGAACACCGTGGAGCCACAGAGCCTTGGGTAACAAGGGCCTCCCACATCCTTGATTACACAGATTAAGGCTGGCAGAAACTTGACACAAATCCCTCTCTCTTTAACCCTTTTCAGAAGCCTGACAGGGAAAGGTACTTTTTTATATTCAGTAGCCTCTGAGTGGAATAGTCTTTTCCCACActtttcctttccaaatcatactTTCACCTTTAGTGTTTGCAAACTGAGGTGATGGCGCAGAGATATTGGCTAACATACAAAATGCATCAATCTTGCTGAGCGGGGAGTGACTTTGTTTAATTAACAAGGTCATTCTCAGGTAACCAGTTATAAAATGTCTGTAGCAAATTGAGTTACATAACCATGATGCATCTGCAAAAATCAACTGTCATTCTGCAAAAATCAACTATAATTCTGCAAAAATCAACTATAATTCTGAGGACTAAGATGTTTAGCTTTTGGAAACGTGtcttattttcaatacattcttAATTTCCGCCTGATTTTTGAAACATTTTCACCCCAATTTCACATTACCGAAATGCAGCCGGATTAAATTTTTGGGTAATGTTATTTAAAACGTTATTTAGAAAAACCTAACTTATTTGAATAAAACAAAATATGTTGCTGTAGTTTGTCAATAAATCATAAAAATGGTATACTAGTTGAAGTTTACATTAAAGTATAATATTTATTACGTGCAAACAGTGTCTCATTACCGTACCACTTTTTCAAGTTCCTGTAAAAACTACAATCCGTTTTTAAATAAAGTTTTATTCACCCATGGTGGATCATCTAGAGGAGTGGTCCTTAGCTGAGCACAAGTTAATGTATTCGCTTATATGCTTTCAGAAAAGGTTATTATTCTCAAACACCCCCTTCATCCTACTTGGCTTTCCCATTATCGAAACGGTTAAGGACCTCAAATTGGGGAAAAGGGAGATTTAATTTTATAATAATTGTATAAtttcattatatatatatttttttcagtgttATATTTAACTAACCTTTATTTTCATTAAGGaagcaatgtaaaaaaaatattagaaATATAGATTTGCTTATTACTTATTGGAACTACGAAAACTGTTACGGTAATGAGAATTTTGTGAATTGGTTGGTAAAATGCATATCTGATCAAAAAACATAATAATTATGCAATAGATAAGTACAGATCCTCATCTCAGTGATTCAGAAGGCATTTcgtgaagaaaaaaaataaaatatttttctaCTGTTTTGTGAGAATGACCTAACAGCCATGGCAGCAGTTGCTATCGTTTATCTCAGGCGTTCTCCGGGTGCGGTATCTGTTCTCCTGCTATAAAAGTGCATATATGTACAGTAAGTGTTTGTTGACTTTGCATGTGTTTGCCCCAGCTCTCTGTGGCTGTGAGAGTGGAGGATTTAGAAGTTGTGTACAAAGTAAACACATCCATTCAGCTCGAAGACGACTGTGAGGAGTTCACTACAGTGCATGTATTCTGGGAAGTGTTTGGGCCTTGTGTTCATTCCAATGGTTGTGAACTCTACACTCAACCAAACACAGTCAAGTCTTCTTAGGAAAAACACCTTGGATGATGTGATTGTGTTTACAGTACTGGCAGTGCCCTGCGGTGCTAGTGAACttcacttatatatatatatagggaagggcactcaacttgtactgcactgactcagatgactgatgattggctaaaATAAACGGCTAATAAGatgatagttggagctgtattgttagattttAGTGCAGCCTTTGGTGTTATTGATCATAATTTGTTATTGAAAAAAAACTCacttgttatggctttacatcacctgctATGACATGGTCGGAGAGTTACTTATCCAATAGAACTCAGCGagtattcttcaatggaagcttctctaacatcagatataTACAGTGCGGTATCCCTCAGGGCAGTTGACTTGGGCCACTGCTCTTCTCTATTTCTACAAATGATGTGCCACTTGTCTTACAAGAAGCTAAAATtactatgtatgctgatgattgcacactctacacatcagcacctacagccagtgagctcactgagACTCTTAATAAGGACTTACAGTCAGTGTCAGAATGGGTGATTAACaataaactggtcttaaatacatctaaaacCAAAAGTAACACATTTGGTTCAAAGCATTCTCTtagacctaaacctcaactggagtGGGGCATAAACCTGAACTCCTAGGACTAACATTGGATGATCAGTTgtcatggtcaagtcatattgacaaaatTGTAGTGAAGATGGGAAGAGGTATGTCTCTTATAAAAAGATGTTCTGCGTTTTTGACACAAAGATCAACTATACTAGTTGTTCAGGTTTTGAttcttgtcccatcttgattactgtccggtAATATGGTCAGGTGAAGAAAagaagctgcagctggctcaaaacaaagcATCACtccttgcccttaactgcacacacagaactaacagttgaagtcggaagtttacatacacttatgttggaatcattaaaactcgtttttcaaccattccacaaatttcttgttaataaactatagttttggcaagtcggttaggacatctactttgtgcatgacaagtcatttttccaacaattgtttacagattatttcacttataattcatggtatcgcaattccagtgggtcagaagtttacatacaattagttgactgttcctttaaacagattggaacaTTCCCGAGaatgttgtcatggctttagaagcttctgataggctaattgacatcatttgagtcaattggaggtgtacctgtcgaTGTTTtacaaggtctaccttcaaactcagtgcatctttgcttgacatcataggaaaatcaaaagaaatcagccaagacattagaaaacaaattgtagaccgccacaagtctggttcatccttgggagcaatttccaaatgcctgaaggtaccacgttcatctgtacaaacaatagtacgcaagtataaacaccatgggaccatgcagccgtcataccgctcaggaaggaaacgcgttctgtctcctagagataaatgtactttggtgtgaaaagtgcaaatcaatcccagaacaacagcaaaggaccttgtgaagatgctggaggaaacaggtacaaaagtatctatatccacagtaaaacaagtcctacatcgacataacctgaaaggccgctgagcaaggaagatgccacgccataaaaaagccagactacggtttgcaactgcacatggggacaaagatcgtacattttggagaaatgtcctctggtctgatgaaacaaaaatagaactgtttggtcataatgaccatcgttatgtttggaataaaaaaggagaggcttgcaagccgaagaacaccatcccaaccgtgaagcacgggggtggcagcatcatgttgtgggggtgctttgctgcaggagggactggtgcacttcacaaaatagatggcataatgaggaaggaaaattatgtggatatattgaagcaacatctcaagacatgagtcaggaagttaaatcttggtcacaaatgggtcttccaaatggacaatgaccccaagcatacttccaaagttgtggcaaaatggcttaaggacaacaaagtcaaggtatcaattctatagaaaatttgttcggcaaaactgaaaaagcgtgtgcgagcaaggaggtctacaaacctgactcagttacaccagctctgtcaggaggaatgggtcataaatcacccaacttattgtgggaagcttgtggaaggctacccaaaatgatcctaactgacctaagacagggaatttttacgaggattaaacgtcaggaattttgaaaaactgaatttaaatgtatttggctaaggtatatgtaaacttctgacttcaactgtacatgaacAACATGCATGATAGTCTTTCATGGTTGAGGGTTGAGGAGACATTGACTAATTCTCTGCTAGTCTTTTTAAGAAACATTTGTGTGTTGAAAATGCCTAGCCACTATTTGCATACACTTCAAAcagacatacataccccaccagacacgcCACTATGTGATTCTTCACGGTACCCAAACCAAAACCAGATTTAATGCGTCACTCATGTCAtcgtggaatgctctgccacaaGAGGTTACTCAGGCAAAAAGCTAATTTAGCTTAAAAAAACTCCTCTTTATAAAGATCATatttaactgtactgtatgtaagaatatgcatatattaagTGTGTACATAGTATATTTGTTGTCTCTTGGTGTCTCtcctacaaaaatatatatattttgaatttaatGTAATATCTTACGTTGTTCTTGTCTTttactgttctgtactttgtcatgtattCATAGGTTTTacgtggaccccaggaagagtagctgctgcatgtgcagtagctaacGGGAATCCTAATCAACTAAACTATGCTCTCTGGGCTGGGTTGTAGCTATAGAATGAAATTACGACACCACCCATGCCCAGAGAGAAAACACCAGAGCTTTCACAACCTGTTCTCTTTCTAGAACAATCTAACCATGCTAAAAAGGCTTAGCATGACGCTCAGAGCTCAGGCGCACGACTCTCAGTTACACCAACCGTGCCTGCCTATCTATGCCTGCACAACTACAGAGAAAGGGGGTGTGGGgaaaagaggaagagagcagaACGAGATTTTAAAAAACATGCATTAACAGCTACTTTCTGCGATTGAGTCGTCTCCCTCCCACCTAGCGGTTGCCACACAATGTAGCTTCAACCCAGATCTGTTCTGATGAGTTCCCGCCGTTCTAACGCCTCTAACCTTTCCCAAATCCCCCCTCCCAACCCCCATCCCCAAAAGCTATGCCAATGGATTTGCCTGGTTCCCACTTCAGATGTAGAGTGGCATCAAAGCCCAGGAATTCATTTCTCTCTAGGGGGGGGTGTTAGAGAGATATACTCAGGAGAACCAGCGGGCCCCACAGCTGCCACAGAGTAGTGGTAGAGCCTGGGAAATAAGACGGTGGCTCAGAATGCTGCCTTGGGCAATACCCACCAGCAAAGACGACATGCAAGACAAAAGCCAACACCGTCTCGGACTCTAAAATCATGTAACATGTATGAGAACCAAGCAGAAGAAGGAGAACGGCCGTTGGGGAAGTTCAGTGGTGCTCGGCATCATTTTTCCTCTGGGCATTACATGCCTGTGACAGAGAGCGGCGAACTCAGCGATGCAGCACCAATAGGTCGAAGCATACTATGTGGAAGCACTGTATGTAGTATGTGGAGTGTTGCTCTGCTGCACGTCGATATGAGGCTATGGTTCTCACCTGTCCAGCAGTGTCACAGAGCTGTAGCCTCACAGGGTGTCCGTCCACCTGCACCACCgctgttgggagagagagagagagagagagagagagagagagagagagagagagagagagagagagagagagagagagagagagagagagagagagagagagagagagagagagagagagagagagagagagagagagagagagagagagagagagagagagagagagagagaaaatcagcAGGGCTATAGTCCCATCTGCCTCCACATTGCTCCACCTGACACTttaaacaaacatacacacacacagaaaggaaGAGACCCCTGACAGACGAGAGGC harbors:
- the LOC139549159 gene encoding rho-related GTP-binding protein RhoU-like, with amino-acid sequence MSPPVPMDYNQTMAPPVPPHKPKTSRPFQAQERVLKCVLLGDGAVGKTSLVVSYTTNGYPTKYVPTAFDDFSAVVQVDGHPVRLQLCDTAGQDEFDKLRHFCYSRTDALLLCFSVVSPASFQNVWEKWVPEIRRRCPLTPMLLVGTQCDLREDVKVLIELARRRERPVAEVDARALADKVGAVAYVECSALTQKNLKEVFDAAIAVGMKHADRRARRERKVRSTADKMKTLSKSWWKKYVCVQ